The DNA segment TTGCGGAGAGACCTATCAGTTCCTGAAAAAAGCGGGCTCCTGATTGAATCGGCCTATCGGTCGGCGACAGAATTACAGCAAATGGTTTCCGGTGCGGCCGTTGAAGACCGATTGCCGTGGGCCGCAGCGTGAACTTGGGGAAACGCTTCAAATTTGCTGAGAGCCAGCAAATCTCTGAATCCACAAGTGTCTGTGCTGCAATGAGTTACACGATTCAGGCCGCGTTTTGATGGCCACTTCTGCCAGGTGCGGGTATAGTTTTGTGTCGGGCGATTTGGTAATCGCCGTAAGTTTCAAGGACACCTGCACAGCGAACGAGCCAGTGATTATTGATGGGCTGCGCGCCTAGCCGACATCCCCTGGCTGGGTCTGATTTTTGTCTTGTGCAAATTTAATTGAGCCGGCTTCGGCAGGCTGATGACACAAAACACCATTTCGGTTCTCGACTCTCGGACACTGCTCTCGCTGTTTGGACCCCGCGACCAGCATCTGCGGAAGATCCGTTCCGCCCTGGGCGTGGAAATTTCCGCGCGAGACGGCCGCATTCGCATCGAAGGGGACGAAACCGCCGTGTCGCGCGCGACCGACGTCTTTGAACAACTTCGAGCCGTGGCGGACCAACAAGGGGCGGTGGCGGAGCAAGATGTTGATCTCGCGCTGTCCAGCGTCACCGGGGAAGAAAGCATCGCCAATCACGCGCCGATAGCGGTCCACAAGGCCGGCCGGAATGTTCGTCCCCGCACGCCGGGACAGGCCGAATACATTAACGCCATAGCGCAACACGATTTGATTTTGTGCACGGGCCCAGCGGGTACAGGCAAGACCTACTTGGCGGTAGCCATGGCAGCGGCGGCGCTGAAGCAAGAGCAGATTCGCAAAATTGTATTGGTCCGTCCGGCCGTCGAGGCAGGGGAAAGCCTTGGCTATCTGCCGGGCGATTTGCAGGCTAAAATAAATCCTTATCTCCGGCCGTTGCTGGACGCCTTGCGCGAAATGATGGATTACGACCAAATTCGTCGTTATACCGAACTGGACGTGATCGAGATGATTCCCTTGGCTTATATGCGCGGCAGGACGCTCAACGATGCCTTCATCATTCTGGACGAGGCGCAAAACACCACCGTTGCCCAGATGAAAATGTTTTTGACGCGGATGGGTATGAATTCCAAGATCGTGGTGTCAGGAGATACGACCCAGGTCGATTTACCCTCGCACGTGCGCAGCGGGCTGGTGGATGCCATGGTCCGGCTGGAAGGGTTGGCTGGCGCGTGCCAGGTTCGGCTAACAGGCCGTGATATTGTCCGGCACCGGCTGGTGCAGGAAATAGTGCGGGCCTACGAAGAGGAACCCAAACGAAAACGATAGGCCGTTCAGCAGGCAACCGCCATCTTCGGCAAATCCGATTATGGCGCCTTGATCCGACTGACTCCTAAGCCTGGTATCCTGCGAACTGCGTCGTAACCGTCACATTAAACTTTGAACCCTAACCTGCTTCCTCATGTCACTCGGCGGCCAAAGAAAAACTCGGTTGGAACGTGTGGCTGCGCTGGAGTTGCCTCCGAACTTTGCGGAGCGGTTCCTGGGCAGTTTGCAACGGGGCGATGTTTGGCTACGGATTGGGTTGTGCGTGCTGGCGACGTTGTTTTTGTGGATAGTGACCGGGGCATGGGCGCCGCCATTTTCGTATCGCACGGGTTATGTGCCAGACCGCGACATATTGGCCCAGGTATCGTTCAAAAAGTACGATCCGGACGCCACGCACGATGCCCGGAAGCAGGCTGAGAACCAAGTGCGGTTTGTATACACGCAGGATCCATCCTCGTTGGTTCAATTGCGTGCGGCATTAAAAAATAAATTACTGGAGATCAGCAACGCAGCGACGCTTGATGCGCTGAAATCGGACGTGTGGAAGGAATTTACTCCGCCCCCGACGCCGAATGTGGATCCGCCGACGAAAGAGGAAGAAGCCGAAGACTATCGACAATTTCACGACTGGATTGCCGACAAGGACAAGCAGGAAAAAATCGCCAAGGCCATCGACAGCGCATTTGCACCGCTGGAACAAAACGGGGTGATCGACAAATTGACCCAGGGACACGACGAGGGGAATCAGACGGAAATATACGTTCATCCCGCCGGCACGACATTATTCCCCCAGGTAGTGCAAGTGCCGGATGTGCTGATGGGGGAGGCGGCATCGAAACTGCACGATCGGCTCCGGGAGCAATTAAATTCGCCGGACATTGCTCAGCGGTTGTTTTATTGGATCAAGCCGAAGGTCACGCCGACGCTTAAGCTGGACGTCGATGCGACCAAAGCCGCGCAGGAAGACGCCGCAAAAAAGGTGCAGGATCAATACAAAGAGTATCTCAAAGGCAAAGATGTTCTGGTGAAGGCGGACGATACAGTCACCGAAGATAAAATTGCGCTGTTGCGATTGGAACACGATGCGTACGTCAACACGCTGACCACGACGGACGAAATTGCCCGCTCGTTGGCGTTCTTCGGCATGATGCTGGCCATGTTCACGCTGAGCGGTTTTTATATTTTGTTCCGCGAACCGTCGATTTTTCGCAACCTGGGTCGATTTAGCGCGATGCTGGGGATGTTTGTGGTCGCGGTCACGTTGGTAGCCATGGCCAAAGACGCCTGGCGGGTCGATTCGATTCCCGTCATGTTGTTCGGCATGACCGTGGCGCTGGTGTATAACCAGGAGCTGGCATTATTACTGACGGCGGCGCTGGTGCTGGTGGTTTCGGTGGTGGTGCTGAACGAAGATTTATCGTCGTACATCACGCTGATGAGCGCGGCGGTTGCGTCGATTTTACTGTTGGGCAAAATTCGCAGCCGCAGCAAGCTGATTTACGTGGGGCTAGCCGCGGCCGTGATCGCCATGTTGACCGAAATTGGCGACAGCATTCTCGCCGGTCAACCGCTGAAGCAAACTCTGGTTTTCGATGTGCCGCCGGCCGGGTGGGGCGCCGTGGCGGCCGGCTTTTTAATGACGGGGTTGTTGCCGTTCATCGAAAAATCGTTCGGCGTGCTGA comes from the Pirellulales bacterium genome and includes:
- a CDS encoding HDIG domain-containing protein is translated as MSLGGQRKTRLERVAALELPPNFAERFLGSLQRGDVWLRIGLCVLATLFLWIVTGAWAPPFSYRTGYVPDRDILAQVSFKKYDPDATHDARKQAENQVRFVYTQDPSSLVQLRAALKNKLLEISNAATLDALKSDVWKEFTPPPTPNVDPPTKEEEAEDYRQFHDWIADKDKQEKIAKAIDSAFAPLEQNGVIDKLTQGHDEGNQTEIYVHPAGTTLFPQVVQVPDVLMGEAASKLHDRLREQLNSPDIAQRLFYWIKPKVTPTLKLDVDATKAAQEDAAKKVQDQYKEYLKGKDVLVKADDTVTEDKIALLRLEHDAYVNTLTTTDEIARSLAFFGMMLAMFTLSGFYILFREPSIFRNLGRFSAMLGMFVVAVTLVAMAKDAWRVDSIPVMLFGMTVALVYNQELALLLTAALVLVVSVVVLNEDLSSYITLMSAAVASILLLGKIRSRSKLIYVGLAAAVIAMLTEIGDSILAGQPLKQTLVFDVPPAGWGAVAAGFLMTGLLPFIEKSFGVLTDISLLEIGDVSHPLLQELVRRAPGTYNHSINVAAIGEAAADAIGARGLLVRVGAYFHDIGKMLKPQYFAENQVQGSPSLHETLLPAMSRLIIVAHVKDGADLARQHHLPQRVIDFIEQHHGTTLVEYFFRRAAQQSESDPSRGEVEEHSYRYPGPKPQTREAGVLMLADAAESASRTLVDPAPARLESLVHDLAMSRLLDGQFDDCGLTLQELHDVEESLVKSLTAVYHGRVRYPEQRTA
- a CDS encoding PhoH family protein translates to MTQNTISVLDSRTLLSLFGPRDQHLRKIRSALGVEISARDGRIRIEGDETAVSRATDVFEQLRAVADQQGAVAEQDVDLALSSVTGEESIANHAPIAVHKAGRNVRPRTPGQAEYINAIAQHDLILCTGPAGTGKTYLAVAMAAAALKQEQIRKIVLVRPAVEAGESLGYLPGDLQAKINPYLRPLLDALREMMDYDQIRRYTELDVIEMIPLAYMRGRTLNDAFIILDEAQNTTVAQMKMFLTRMGMNSKIVVSGDTTQVDLPSHVRSGLVDAMVRLEGLAGACQVRLTGRDIVRHRLVQEIVRAYEEEPKRKR